Below is a window of Gossypium hirsutum isolate 1008001.06 chromosome A12, Gossypium_hirsutum_v2.1, whole genome shotgun sequence DNA.
agcatgaaaaagataaaaacactATCAAAATATTGATAGTAGTAATATTTgataaagaaaaaaagttaattaattttttcacaaataaattggTAATTGATTAACCTATGACATCAGTTTAGTCATAGatttaaataatgataaataataataagactTTTTACTTTTTATCTACTACAAAACGAGTCTCCCATCTGTAGACTAacatttcttgctctttttagtTTACCTAAGttccaattaaaaaaaaaaaaaagaaagggtaaaTTGATGTAGATATAATTGTTAAATTATGGATTGGACTGGGTTGATGGAATTATCCTTTGTAGAAGTGATTTTTTGAACCTAAAAGAAAAAAGGGGTTGAGTGCTTGTTGAGCACTTGCATTCATTAGGGCGAGCCACTTGTGTGGGGAAATTGATGGTTTTAAAGAAAAGATTGAAACCTAaataaatttgtttgtttttattggtTTAGGTTTAGAGAAGAAAAGTCACACGTCTAAACCTGTGTTAATAGTCAAATACCTCCAAAACGGgggaaatttttaatttggaaaaacATGTGCTACCTAACATCTGTTGGGGACCCATTTTGTTTGCACAAACCAACAATATTATTATCATGTTAACTATGAAGTTaattggtttccaggttaacgcTAGTTTTAttgaaaacaataaatatatatattcctttGGGGAAGGCTACGCGGCTTTGTTTCTCCCgtataatttcactttaaacatttcaaatttgcattaaaaataaataaataaataaagccatCAGATCGCAGAATGCAAGACTTCGTTTCTGGGTATTTATTAAGTTGTTTTCCTTAAGAAAGCGACAATTGTGAAGGTCATGGGTCAAAGTGCATGCAGTTTGATTGGGAAGCTGAAATCTAAGACCAAAACAAGACTGATGGAGCTGAAAGTTGTGGTAATGCTTGCTACTACCTAGGCACTCAAGACTTACCAAAGCTTCATTGACTATTCATTTCATACTGAAATTGTGTTCATTAGTAAATTACATTTTCATTAGTAATACAAGTGGGATGAAGCATAATGGATATAGATTCATGCAAATGTGAGACGTTGATGCCACTCCATTCTCATCCTAAGCTTATACATTTTAACTATTATTGATAATATTCTATGTTATGATAATGAAACATTAAATCGAAATAAATACTCAGAATTCTGCATTAAACAATAGTCAACTCGACGGGGTTTAATGGTTTGTATGTAGGGGTCAATGGCTGCATTTTCTATGTGATGTGAAATTGACAGAGTGAAATTGTGAATTTCTGTATTCATGTAATTAATTATAACCAAAGACCTTTAAACACAAAGAATCCCTCCATGAAAGCACCATACGTAGAtctacctttattttaaaattaaaaatcaaggTTGGAAGAAAGACTTAGACTTGTCAATATTCAGAAAGAGAGCGCAGTAAGTCAACAAACGACGACCAAGTTGGCTTATGGATAAATATATGCACCGCTTAACAAGCAGAAGGTGCCCATTTACCCCTTAAAGTAGTTATAAAAGTATCCCAAGGAACTCAAAGTCCTCCATCGCTTGCTTTTGGGTTTTGTTTGACTTTTTTTTTGGCTGAGAATCAAATGTGCAACAATCGCAGATTCTCTTCCCTTGCTCTATCTGTCTTATCTTGAACGTGACAACATTACTACTGCCATTGGATTTCTTTAAACCTCGGACCTCTTAAAAGCTGAGCTAAATATATATTACTGGTTTGTACTTGTAGTGATAGTATTGTTACAGGGATGAGCTAAAAGTTGACCAGGCATTGATATCAAACCTGGGACCTCTTGGTACACATTAGTGGTGTCATTTACATGATTTAAGAGTTGATTTATGATATATGCTGGCCAAATGTCACACAACGGTTTATTCTACATCGGTCATCTTATCCATTTGTTAATCAGTGACAAAAAAGAGAGATACATTGCATTTTACAAGAGAAGGCAACTTTCTAAGACCCCATTTGGCTCAAATTGTTGAAAAGCAGCCAAAAGCTTGGGAACTCTCTGTTTATGAAGCAGTAGTGCAATTGATTATCTTTTATGGTATATACCCTATAATTGCATCCATGGTCCCCTCTCTATGCGCTCTTGGTGGTTAGTGGACAAGTATCGAAAACTGTACTCTCCCTTTCAATTGGAGAAGGATGCTAATTATGATTCCTGCACCTCTTTTAACGTTAAAACTAAAGTGGGAATTGAAGTTTACAATGAAAACAGAAGAGTCCTAGCAATTTCAGATAATCTGATTTGTGGTTTCATCATACACAATGAATAGTCGGGAAATGCTGATGAATTTATATTATAGGAATGTATGACAGCACTGCTCAAGCCATTCGAAACCGTTTTATGACAAAACATTAGCGGAAAATGGGCATCTTCTGAAGAACATAGGCAGGCCCATTCCCTGTAACAAATTAAGAGACAAATCATGTCTACATACTCACCTGTTTCTGCTAAATGAATTCCATTTCATGTGTTACTGTAGTAATCCATCAGTTCTAATTTTGGGCCGTGTAAGTGGGAGATGACAAAGCAGTTCAAAGTTGTCAGGTTATTGGACTTCTTcttttattgtaactttgtttgGACAGCTTCAGCCCATGCTGTGAACATCTCTTTTGGACTATGACTTAAGTTTATAAAGAAAGGGAGCCTGATGGGGTCGTAAAGCCCATAAACTTCGTTGACTCATTTCTGTCAGCGCATGATATGTGGTGAGCGGGACTTCTTTTTGTTCAATGGACTCTTCAATCCTGTTAAGTCCCCTCTCTTCCACAAAAAAGGCAAAAAAAAGCTGAAATTGCCGTGAACAAGCCCAGGAAAAAAAGACCATAAACTAAAAACCAAAGCAACTAGTGGTCTAAATTTGAAGCCGATTCATGCCTTTCCCTCACTTTCTAGGTTCTACTCTTTCAGTGAGGGTTTCCAAATTAGCCTATCTTTGATACGCAGGTGTCTGGATTGGTTAAAGAATGGCCATGACGCCACAAATGGCTTAATAAATAAATCCCACACCCAGTTGGCCAAAGCTTTACACCGAAGAAGCAAAGCAGCATCGGCATGGCAGTTTATTGCAATTCCGCTCCCTTTTCTTGCAAAGCCTCGAGAAACAGAGACCCCACACCCTTATCCGCACTCTTACCCACCCGTCTCTTCTCACTTCTTCAACCCCCAATCAGCTTCCATCCAGATAGATTAAAGCTCTCAACTTGCAGGTATATATATCAACTTGCAACCAAGAAGTGTCATTCTTTCTGTTTGGTTAAGTGCAtgctttcttttttaattaattttcgatTTGGGTTGGTTTTGCAGGTGGGATAAGGTGGCTTCTGCTGTTGTTTCTGAAGAAAGTGCAGTTGGGTCAAGCTCTTCTGGGACTGATGTATTCAACCTCACTTACCTAGAGGtgggttttattattattattattattattattgtaaattcAGTTatattgaaactttttttttttgaaaaaaagttgTTGACAACATGGTTTAAATTATTGGTGTATAGGGGAATAGTTGGCTGTGGGATATAAGTGGGGTGAGAGTTTTGGTTGATCCAATATTGGTGGGTAACTTGGATTTTGGTATTCCATGGCTCTATGATGCTGCCAAGAAATTTTTGAAGAATTTCGaggttttttcttcttctttagtaTTCATGTTTCTGATCTTTGTAGgacttctttatttatttatttgtggtTATTCATCTTTGGCGTTCTACTCTGTGTGTGTTTGTTATAATTGGAATCTAACTTTGTTTGTGCAGCTTACTGACCTTCCTCAACTTGATTGCTTACTCATAACGCAAAGTCTTGATGATCACTGCCATTTAAAAACCTTAAAACCGCTCTCCAAGATGTCCCCAAATCTCAGAGTCATTGCTACTCCAAATGCCAAGCCTTTGCTGGATCCTCTTTTCAGAAATGTGAGTTAAAAAGTTTAATTTAGTTTTCAGAGCTGCTTCTTTGTAGGCATCTGTTTGCATTTCAGCCTCCACTGCATTTTTGTGGTTTCATTCATGGAATATATCATCATAAATAGATGCTAGTGTTAAATGTAGACAAGTTAGGACAGAACTTGTCATTTCATTAAGCTATTTTGTAGTAGAGCACCTGGTTCTAAATTAATTTGCAAGCTTATGATTTTACACCCATTTCACCTTAGCTTTAGAAATTTTCAGGTTACATATCTAGAACCTGGTCAGGAGTCGGAAGTTGAAGCAGCGAATGGTTCCAAAGTCAGAATTCAAGCTACTGCCGGGCCAGTTCTGGGTCCTCCATGGCAACGACCTGAGAATGGGTAAAGCTTTCCAAGCTTCAACTTGTCAATTTGACTTTGCATCCTCTGTTACTAACCATTGGTATCTTATCAATGTCCCTTCTAGAGTTCTATCTTCACATATTAGGTTTCTTGCCCCAATGTCTTGGAATTATGTGTTTCAGGTATCTAGTCATTTCTCCACAGGGCCAATTGACTCTCTATTATGAGCCTCATTGCGTATACAATAAAGATTTTCTTGAGAAGGAGCATGCTGACATTGTTATCACCCCAGTGATCAAGCAGCTTCTTCCAAATTTTACGCTGGTTTCTGGACAAGAAGATGCAGTGCAATTAGCTAAACTGCTCCATGCCAAGTACATTACCTGAACTAGTCCTTGAATCTATGCCTAAATCAACGTTTTACTGTTCCCATGCATATGACCTTTCCTTGATTCTTTTTTAGGTTCATTGTGCCAATGAAAAATGGAGATCTTGATAGCAAAGGATTTCTTGCCAGCATAGTCCAGGGTGAAGGAACAATTGAATCATTCGAGGTCAATTCCTTTACCCTTTCTTGAAAATAAATGAACCATGGTATCTGCATTGGCTGGTGCCCATTTGATATATTCATCCAGAAATAGTTTTAGGGTCATTGGCAAACACTTTTTCTCGTATTGGGACCTAAACTCACATATCCACCTCATGTGGTGTTCATCTTCAGGACTTAGTCCAACTTATTTTCCATTTTGTATCACTCAGTAAATATTGTTATTTCGATGTAGTAGATATTCAAGTGGCTGAGACAAGTGTTTTTTCCATTTGAAATACAGGAGCTTTTGTTGAAGGAACTACCGGATGCAAAGACTTTAGAGCCCACACCTGGTGAACCATTGCAAATTCCTCCCCCCTAAAATCTCTTACATTTGCTAGTAAAACTGTGTATATAAGATAGTTCATGTATTAAATCCCACTCCCAGGCCTGCATGAACTTCCAACCACTAGGCATCTTCATCTACTATCTGTTACGTATTTAGCTATTACTAGAATTGGACTCAAGTGAaaattaatagtttttaaaaataaaatgggtGAAAATGTATATGTAATAAGTTTACAGTTGTTATACGAAGTGGTAATTCTTTAACGCGGTAGATTTTTGTTCTtggataaaatgatattttaaatgattgatACATTCCATTtcaaatttgtgattttatggaCAGAGTTGGTAACACTTTGtctaataaacatcaaatttacTCAAAGATTaaagaaatagataaaaattttgtttagagcacACAAATGACCTGTTTGTGATTGAAACATTAGGTTTAAATTGATTGTAAGAAGGGAGAGGGAAGAATCATTATATAGTGAGTCGATGGTGGTTGAAAATCTGGAAGGCTTCTACACAACCAATTGTTTATCATAGCTATCCAATTCCCATCCCTTGTTATCTTTACTTACAAGATATCTCAATTACTGAacatctcttttatttttcatctgATCATTCTTAACACGCGTTTACCTTTAAATTACTTAAAGTAGTAATGGGCATATCTTGTTAAAAGCTTCTGAATAACATGTGCAGGCTATTCCCTGTAACAAATCAAGATATAACCATGTCTACATACTCTACTAAATGAACTCAATTTCGAGTGATTGGTGTACTGTACAGTGGTAGTCTATCAGCTTTAATTTTTGGCTGTGTAACTGAGAGATGACAAAGTTGTCTGGTAATGTTTTAAAAATCTGACCTGAACTTGAATCGGTTAAGTTTTTAATTCTCGATTGAATCAATTGATCGATCAATTCAATTATAATTTGTTGATATATTCAGATTAAATGAAAAAGTTGTTTGATCTTATTTAAGAAATAAGTTAGCCATAAAGTCAAGCCAAAAGTCTTTATTAAAGCCGCCAAACATCTTTATTTTTTCTGATGTTTGAATCCAGAAGTCAACATTGATCGAAAGGCATTACCTAAATGCCATTCCAGCCCGAAAATGATTATGctcaaattataaaatagaagagTATACCTCATGTtataccaaatttaaaaaaaaaattgttattatttttaatgtttcaaACATCTTTTTCATGAAAATGAATCGGCTTGTGGGATTGGATTTTTTTTGGGCCAGAAAAGTTTAGCCAAAATGAACTGGTTTTTTACTGGTTTGTCCGGTCACGATTCACGATTCAGATCGATTCTACTCCTTTCTCCGGATCGGTATGCCGGTCGGGTTTCAACAAGCATTGAGGTTATTggatttcttttttattataactCTGTCTGGATAGTTTCAGCCCGTACTTTGAACCATAAAGAGAGCCTGATGGGGTCGAAAAGCCCATGAGTAATACAATAATAAGGGTTAAATGCAAAATTGATCCCTAATTTAACCACTTTTCTCATATGGGTACTTAAAGCTTTTTTATACTAGATTGGTATTTGAAATTTTTGCCAATTGGACGTGGCGTCCTATTTGGCAGTGACAGAacgattttttttttccttctccaACTTCCTCTCCTTCCTTTCTCAGACTTTTTCAAatatctttcatttatctttttctcagattttcaaatctaaaaaaatttcaattttttaatcaaaagcttctcttttttttttgtttaatcaaAACCCTTTTCAATATATGTTTGGAAAAGGGGCATTTTGGGTTTATAGAGAATGAGGATAAGTTTTGTTTCGGGCAAACATGGAACTTGTTTCAAGTTGAATCGTTGAGTGGGAACTGAGTTTGGGTTTGGGGGTTGTTGCAGGGTGCTGTAATGGAAGCTAATGGGGTGAATTGGGGGATTTTGGTGTTGGGGTTTGAGGGTTTAATGGAGAGAGAAAAGAGAGGTGAAGATTGGGCATTAATGTTTCGTTGAGGAAGGTTTATTTCTGAATTCTTTGAACCATTGTAATCATGGAAAATAAcctgaaaaagaagaagaaataatgaTCATTGCTTAAATGCACTTAACATGGTATTAAGAAATAATAATCATTGCTTATCTGCACTTAACATGGAGAATATTTATTTGTCGCTAAAGTTATTAGGAATAGTTTTCCCTTTGGAATTTATATGGTAGGAACTAGGAAATGTCCTTTTCTTTATCCTCTCAGTTCATATGCTGTATTTTTTAAGAAGATTTTTATTATGGTTGAGCATAATGCACCCTGTGGTTCTACGATTAATCTTGTCATTATTTTTCTCCATATCTTTGAATTTTATGGCAGACAAGGAACTGAAGTTATGATAGTATCAAGTTCGTGGTTGCTAAGCATTGAAGCAAAAGAAAACTATTATCTGTAGTGATTCTCTGCTTTTTATCATACCTGCTAATAATTTCTATCAGTTTCTTGTCTTGAACGATGATTGTCGGTTGCAGATAGTTGAAGATAGCACAGCAGTACGAAGTGCTTTGAGatctatatttgaaaaaaaaaatgttttctttttggtttccCGCTTCCTGAACATATAATCTCACTTTAAGACAACAAATGGTCATGATTAAAGCACAAGCAGGGGTGAAGAACAACATCAGGAAATTATCTAGGAGATGAAGTTCGTGAGATTGCCGGATATATTGTTGAATGgcgataaattattttttcagcaAAGTTGGTTGTGAAGAAGAAGGGTTTGGTTGAGGAAGCGATGTGAACTGAGTTTTTTTCTCTCGCGAaacaaacagaaaaataaaacaaattgaagagaagggttttaaggttgagaaagaaagaaaaaatcgtTGACTGTACTTGCCAAACAGGATGTCATGTGGCATCGTACGATTGGCCAGTAATGTCACCTCATAAAAAACTAATGAGGTTAGATTCAGTATCGATTTAGTTGACAAAAAAAATTCTAGGTACAAAtccaagatttaaaaaaaaaaaacctaagtaCTAATATAGAAAAAGTAGAAAAGTTCAAGTACCCATATTACATTTAACTCAATAATAAATGGATAATGGATATAGTTTCCAAATAAAATCAACTTGGTTGAGTGAATTCTGTGAGCGTGTAATATGTGGTGCGCGCGACTCTTCAATCTTGTTAAGCCCTCTCTGTTCCACAAAATGTACCTGAAATAATTGTCACTGCAAGAAGAACAAGCCCAAAATTGAAATcaagtataaaaaaaaaatcctaaactaAAAGACAAAGCAACTAGTGGTCTAAATTTGAACCCGATTCATGTAAACTGCAGTGTCTCTTTCTCTGAGTTTCTACTCTTTCGGTAAGGCTTCCCAAATTAACCTATTTCTCTCTCTTCTATAGGCATGGCCACTGTAACAGCTTaaaattgggtctagtcggaacagtagtttcgggaccacaaattcgatgagaaaaaaaattttattttttattatatttttatagtctataaatttatgaaaatattttataaaaatttcgttcgaaaattttgatgtttgggcactcaatttagtcaaaagaactaaattgtaaaaagtgcaaaagttgagttctttatATATGAGGTgcttaattgttatgagttttaaattgaaagtccttatgtgataattagtcctttaataagttagtggatggatatttatttggtatttttgaaatttggtttaaataaaaagggtaattttgtaaattaattaaaagacaaaaatgataaaagctatcatttttttcattctttcttcttcaaccgtGGGAAAGAACCAAAAATGGCAGCCATGGATGAGCTCCATTCGGCCAAGCTTCTATGGCTTATATAGGTAtttttttgtcccgtttttaatgattttcgtatttttgagatccctgaagcttaaattttctatttctaccaattgattgaagagaaattagagtttaaaaatttacccattcatgatatggttgtgttttgatgatttatagtagataatgaatgtttgatgtgttaaATACGagttttatttgatgaatttcggtaaaaattttaaaaaggggttaaattgtaaaagttataaattggtcataagtgtgtgaattagtgaaaatttggagttttcatagaagagaaaaatgctCAGCATGTCTTAAACCttatagaaattgaataaaaattattttacgaactTAGGGATAAAAgcgtaatttttgaaaagttagggggcataattgtaaattttctaaaatttgatatatgaattgaattggttAGTGTGTTGATAAAATGTGTTAAATAAGTGTTATTTGACATGTTAGATcaataaaacacaaaattttgGATTAAGATCGGGGAAGAACAAAGTTGTGTGCTAAGTCAGGAAAGTTAGCCGTTTcggcatttgaggtaagttggtatgataataatattgtaataatgttgtaatttatatttgaaagttaaatttagtgaattaattgaattatgttaaattaaatgtttatggtgccaagtttatgaattgatttaaaaaaatgtctatggtacatgaagtgcatcgaattatcatacataaatgtgatttctatgattatggatattatgagcaattgtaagttcatatgatttttaataatgcaatgtgtaatttaatgttattgccttgatattaaatgagatgtaagtttatatataagtaatacatcaattttacttgtattatgatattttataataatattggaaatatgtttgttgataattacttgattggtgaaattgttggaaaagagagagaaatcccggttgaacctcggaaagattggatgatacatatggtatgtagctaggtcacatgtatggtgctgagtgcacatcatgtgtacaagagagctacaagacattatgatgtagctaggtcgcatgggtgatactatgtggtaaggttataaacaagtaagttatacatgagaatgattttatggtgaccttgcaatcatgggcctatacttgtgatgtatgaaatgtggtgaaaatgatttgtgatatatatgttaaaatgaggttaatacaaagaaagtgtgaaagagtgaattagcaataaaactgttttggatagtagcagtgacgtgactttgaaaaatcaccaaaaatagtaggaatttaattaaaggctgaataagatatgaaattaaagattaatgagtctattttcatataaaagaaacaaagcaagcaaatgaattctatattttgagatatttatatttttgtgagactggttcagaatgattacgtgatcccttgttctgacttggtaaaatcatcataaatttttaaaaaataattatggggcATGGTTTATATGATTAGaaaccttaatgagtctatttttattggAATAATCAaaaacattatttgaattctgtacaatgagatatctgagtttttatatagagaggtcagaattgtcagacagcgaaatagatgaaactttaagaaaaatctggtatcgattgaaaaaatcaaaaattctgaacattttatggtagaaatttatatgagtctagtttcaagaaaaatttacgaaacttaattttgagttctgtagcttaagaaataattaaattagtgactatgatTCAGGAAAATAGCCTTAGTTGATTTTGTGTAAAAAGATGAAATCATGTgattaatgattctattttcttgagcatatttattgaggaatgggataatattgttaattaaattgcttattgttattaatatgccaacttactaagcttttaaggTTAGACCATTTTCTCATTTCtcttagtgttgtcaggttggctcggggttggagatcgtcggaagtatcatcacactattagTTTATCAAATTAGAATAATGGTAATTCTTATTTATTGTCAAATAAGTAGCATGTATAGATAATTAGTTATTGATATTAagtaatattatgatttagccaaatgtataGCTCATTTTacttcattgtatatagccataagATTTGGCTCATAATGGTTAAAGTTATGTAAACCTATTTTATGTATGCATAGATAAATGTCTTGGTGTGGCTAAGTTAAGAACACAAAAagggcttgaaaaatagcctaatgTGATACACATGGgcttgagacacggccgtgtgtctcagccgtgtgaagaaCACGAccaccacacgagtgtgtggtctagctgtgtgagcaagtcagtagctagctaattTTTACACGGGGTtcagacatgggcgtgtgaagacCACACGGTCTactcacacagtcgtgtcacatgccacacgagcgtgtgaccctactttggtgaaaatttttctaagtgtctAAAAGATTTCGGTTTGTTTCCGAACCAATTTCAATgattgttttgggcctcgtaggcctttTTAAGGgacaaattatatatgtttgaaaagtttaaaatttgatgaaattttatgtctcggttttaaATGATTATAAGTACTCAAGTCCGATAAtacctcgtactctgttccggcgtcagatacaggtaaggggtgttacagccacGGTTGCATCCGGTGGAGCTTCCATCGGCCTTATCAATCCTTACAACTCCCAGCAACTAATAAAACATCCATCTTCATTTCTTGGCACCAAGTTCAAACTCAAGCTCTCTTCTAAAGGCAGCCCCTCAATTCCTAAAACGTCGGGAGTTTTGTCCTTGAAAGCTCAACTTATTGATGTAGTTCGTGATCTCTTTGTGGGAGTGGGGGTAGGGTTGCCATGCACCGTCATGGAGTGTGGTGATATCATATATAGAAGCACTTTGCCGAAGCCCGATGGGCTAACCCTAACTGTGCCTGGTGCTATTTTGGCTGCGGGTGCTCTGTCTTATCTCTGGGCCACTCCAGGTGTCGCTCCTGGGTTTTTCGACATGTTTGTTCTTGCTTTGCTTGAGAGGTTGTTTAGACCAACTTTCAAGAAGGTGAGTGAATTCATATCTAGTTTTTGGGGGTTCATATTTCTCAATGATGATTTGATTTATGGTCAAAAAGAGTTGTTTCTGGTTTTGCAGGATGATTTTGTTTTGGGAAAGAAGCTGGGCGAGGGTGCTTTTGGTGTCGTCTATAAAGTTTCATTGGCTAATAAGAAGCCTAATTCAAAGGTTAGGCTGCGTGTTTGAGAAATCCACTGTGTAAACAACTGTGTTCCTTTATAGTTCCTTTATATTTACTTGCATGTGACAATTAATTATCAATCTACTATCTGAATTGGGATGTTAAGCTGTTGAATTTGGTTGCATTAATTAGAAAGTAGTTTCAGATATTTGGTTTTGCAAACAAAAGGAATTGGTGTATGTTTACTTCGGCTTGCATGGTCACTCCTTAGAGGCAATTGAATAGGCTCTTTGTATGTTTGAAATAGTGGAACTAAATATGGGATGTCAATAGTTAACAAATTTAAGGGTTTTGTTCATTGTCAGAAAGAGGGTGACTTAGTGGTGAAAAAAGCTACGGAATATGGTGCGGTGGAGATCTGGATGAATGAGCGTGTTCGAAGAGCTTGTGCAAACAGTTGTGCTGATTTTCTATACGGCTTTCTTGAGGTCTTAATCCTTATGACTACTCTTAATAGATAAAGTTTAGTTTGATTTCTGAGGGTAAAATCATTTAAGCCTTTTTGTCTTCATACTGAAACTGTTACCTTTCCTCTTGTAGGGTTCCTCAAAGAAAGGAGGAGAGTATTGGCTTGTATGGCGATATGAGGGGGAGGCCACACTTTCAGATTTGATGCTGAGCAAAGAGTTCCCTTACAATGTTCCTACTTTCTCTCattagcttttttttttccttggGAAACTTGTTTATCAAATAACATGTTAATCCTCAGTGAATTTTGCCCCT
It encodes the following:
- the LOC107946447 gene encoding uncharacterized protein, whose protein sequence is MAVYCNSAPFSCKASRNRDPTPLSALLPTRLFSLLQPPISFHPDRLKLSTCRWDKVASAVVSEESAVGSSSSGTDVFNLTYLEGNSWLWDISGVRVLVDPILVGNLDFGIPWLYDAAKKFLKNFELTDLPQLDCLLITQSLDDHCHLKTLKPLSKMSPNLRVIATPNAKPLLDPLFRNVTYLEPGQESEVEAANGSKVRIQATAGPVLGPPWQRPENGYLVISPQGQLTLYYEPHCVYNKDFLEKEHADIVITPVIKQLLPNFTLVSGQEDAVQLAKLLHAKFIVPMKNGDLDSKGFLASIVQGEGTIESFEELLLKELPDAKTLEPTPGEPLQIPPP